One window from the genome of Haladaptatus paucihalophilus DX253 encodes:
- a CDS encoding DUF7089 family protein translates to MFRQRSVPDDVAAVRDDHAPDALVLDCERDFETLPIPARDDLALLTDELRPFSAPDEWLPSDAPELLRRFAGTDLVVGMPGDGSVAWTHQTDPPVLFVKARVQGSPESFIDFLVAEALVEVGLDLPEHFLEFFEGRYREFAEVVPLGPAATYQLAVALCDAYKGLYTREVFADWQGTHPRLFEAWRDAGQRIEPRVDGITREVVTGTSDFPDATEFACSAIKHGIEPPAPFSALDTQAYRDHGVGYAIKWAEKTLGSLDVGSDSNSNSDSDSATSSDSNSE, encoded by the coding sequence ATGTTTCGCCAACGGTCTGTGCCGGACGACGTGGCGGCGGTCCGAGACGACCACGCGCCGGACGCGCTCGTCTTGGATTGCGAACGCGATTTCGAGACGCTCCCGATTCCGGCGCGCGACGACCTCGCACTCCTGACGGACGAACTCCGCCCGTTTTCGGCACCCGACGAGTGGCTACCTAGCGACGCTCCGGAACTCCTCCGACGCTTCGCCGGGACCGACCTCGTTGTCGGGATGCCGGGAGACGGTAGCGTGGCGTGGACTCACCAAACCGACCCACCCGTCCTCTTCGTGAAAGCGCGCGTCCAGGGGTCGCCCGAGTCGTTCATCGACTTTCTGGTCGCGGAAGCGCTCGTCGAGGTCGGACTCGACCTTCCCGAACACTTCCTCGAATTCTTCGAGGGTCGATACCGGGAGTTCGCCGAGGTCGTTCCGCTCGGACCCGCGGCCACGTACCAACTCGCCGTCGCCCTGTGTGACGCGTACAAAGGGCTGTACACACGCGAGGTGTTCGCCGACTGGCAGGGAACGCATCCTCGGCTGTTCGAGGCGTGGCGGGACGCGGGTCAACGAATCGAACCGCGGGTGGACGGCATCACCCGGGAAGTCGTGACCGGAACTTCCGACTTCCCCGACGCCACCGAGTTCGCCTGTAGCGCCATCAAACACGGTATCGAACCGCCAGCGCCGTTTTCTGCACTCGACACGCAGGCCTACCGCGACCACGGCGTCGGCTACGCCATCAAATGGGCCGAAAAGACGCTTGGTTCGCTCGATGTGGGTTCGGATTCGAATTCGAACTCGGATTCTGATTCGGCTACCAGTTCTGATTCGAATTCGGAATAA
- the hemB gene encoding porphobilinogen synthase — translation MNFTERPRRLRRDGIRELVSETTLDATDLIAPVFVDATTGERVEIESMPGHERVPIDESVARVREVLETGVGAVMLFGIPESKDERGSRAWAEDGVVQEATRRITAETDATVITDVCLCEYTEHGHCGIVEDEAADDPRLTVKNDETLDLLQKIAVSHAEAGAEMVAPSSMTDGMVEAIRTGLDEAGYSDVPIMSYAAKYESAFYGPFRDAADGAPAFGDRRHYQMDPANAREAMHEVELDVEQGADILMVKPALPYLDIVRDIREEYDHPIAAYNVSGEYAMLHAASEKGWLDLRETALESLLSIKRAGADLILTYFAEDIAEDLA, via the coding sequence ATGAACTTCACCGAGCGTCCACGTCGGCTTCGTCGTGACGGAATCAGAGAGTTAGTCAGCGAGACGACCCTCGATGCGACCGACCTCATCGCACCCGTGTTCGTCGATGCCACGACGGGCGAACGGGTCGAGATCGAATCGATGCCCGGACACGAGCGCGTTCCGATAGACGAGAGCGTCGCACGTGTGCGGGAAGTGCTGGAAACGGGCGTCGGGGCCGTGATGCTGTTCGGCATCCCCGAATCGAAGGACGAACGAGGCAGTCGGGCGTGGGCCGAAGACGGCGTAGTACAGGAAGCGACGCGTCGAATCACGGCCGAGACGGACGCCACGGTCATCACCGACGTCTGTCTCTGTGAGTACACCGAGCACGGCCACTGCGGAATCGTCGAGGACGAGGCCGCGGACGACCCGCGACTCACGGTGAAAAACGACGAAACGCTCGACCTGCTGCAGAAAATCGCCGTCTCCCACGCCGAGGCAGGTGCGGAGATGGTCGCGCCGAGCAGCATGACGGACGGCATGGTAGAAGCGATTCGCACCGGACTGGACGAAGCGGGCTATTCCGACGTGCCCATCATGAGCTACGCCGCGAAGTACGAATCGGCGTTCTACGGCCCGTTCCGGGACGCGGCGGACGGCGCACCCGCCTTCGGCGACCGACGACACTACCAGATGGACCCGGCCAACGCGCGCGAAGCGATGCACGAAGTCGAACTGGACGTTGAGCAGGGTGCAGACATACTGATGGTCAAACCGGCACTGCCGTACCTCGACATCGTGCGGGACATCCGGGAGGAGTACGACCACCCGATTGCCGCCTACAACGTCTCCGGCGAATACGCGATGTTGCACGCCGCGAGCGAAAAGGGATGGCTCGACCTGCGGGAGACGGCGCTCGAATCCCTGCTGTCCATCAAGCGGGCGGGTGCGGACCTGATCTTGACCTACTTCGCTGAAGACATCGCCGAGGACCTCGCGTAA
- a CDS encoding DedA family protein codes for MHIASLVAVETTIPTLLTFSVFGLAILSFAPNSRSIRTFVANYGVFVLAGSVALVAVAGILLFLFGDETLAKQWLDQYGLFALFFIFILEGAMMLYFAPSETVVPVGVTVLAKSPSDYRTIAVIVVVAVIASTAGQYALFLLAKRGGREYLLEKPWFRIDDSSLDRFDHWLERWGPLAIPLSNTLPFTRGMLTVPAGFGEMKDRNFIILSALGSLSFETLLAIFGPRAFAILLDAISKFF; via the coding sequence ATGCACATCGCCTCGCTCGTTGCGGTCGAGACGACCATACCGACCCTCCTCACCTTCTCAGTTTTCGGGTTGGCGATTCTGTCGTTTGCCCCGAACTCTCGCTCGATTCGAACGTTCGTCGCGAACTACGGCGTTTTCGTGCTCGCGGGCAGCGTCGCGCTCGTGGCCGTCGCCGGTATTCTCCTCTTCCTGTTCGGCGACGAAACGCTCGCAAAACAGTGGCTCGACCAGTACGGCTTGTTCGCCCTGTTTTTCATCTTCATCCTCGAAGGCGCGATGATGCTGTACTTCGCGCCGAGCGAGACCGTCGTCCCGGTCGGCGTCACCGTCTTAGCGAAGTCGCCCAGCGATTATCGGACGATAGCAGTCATCGTCGTCGTCGCCGTCATCGCTTCGACGGCCGGACAGTACGCGCTGTTCCTGCTGGCGAAGCGCGGCGGGCGTGAGTACCTCCTCGAAAAACCGTGGTTCCGAATCGACGACTCGTCGCTGGACCGGTTCGACCACTGGCTCGAACGGTGGGGTCCGCTCGCCATTCCGCTTAGCAACACGCTCCCGTTCACTCGCGGGATGTTGACCGTCCCGGCCGGTTTCGGTGAGATGAAGGACAGAAACTTCATCATCCTCTCCGCGCTCGGTTCGCTCTCGTTCGAAACGCTCCTCGCAATTTTCGGCCCGAGAGCGTTCGCGATACTCTTGGATGCGATTTCGAAGTTCTTCTGA
- a CDS encoding S9 family peptidase, which translates to METIRANEYHDLVSVTDPQVSPDGERVAFVRSVPKDDEKYEATVYVVPLGGDEPKQFTISEGVDSSPRWSPSGDRLAFVSTRGADDDRPQLWVMPTAGGEARQVTDVAGGVSQLAWSPDGTKIAFVQSSTEDDRDEERDVSLDGEEYEPETPDPRVIDRKIYRAGTSYFDGKRSHVYLADLDDDSVERLTDGDFDFAAPDWGDETTLYFGAEREDDPDDNIIVDVVAYDIDADEEETLFQTSAWGASLAATEDGRIAYIYSPEENATLRQADLKVFDRGTGETVTLTETLDRTVAIAPEWDPEEERVYFGTPDEGDQVIWRARGDGSEELQRVVGDGHITDFSVGADAVAYVKSEWDHPGDLFVSTPGGAETHRLTRANAEYLNDRAVGQPEELRFESDEGVEIQGWLLTPPDFDADEQYPLVVEIHGGPHAMWSTSGTMWHEFQTLAAEGYVVFWSNPRGSTGYGEEHMAAIGRDWGDTTMTDVMAGVDLVAERDYIDEDDMFVTGGSFGGYMTAWIVGHTDRFKGAVSQRGVYELSSFYGSTDAFKLIEWDFDTTPWEEPEFLWERSPTAYVEDVTTPTLLIHSDNDFRVPVNNAEMLYLLLKKNDVETRLVRYPREGHELSRSGEPGHVVDRLERIVRWFDGYSDHRDVPKALDRGDDGLSANEDDEDDETEE; encoded by the coding sequence ATGGAGACGATACGTGCCAACGAGTATCACGACCTCGTTAGCGTGACCGACCCGCAAGTCTCGCCGGACGGCGAGCGAGTGGCGTTCGTCCGCTCGGTTCCGAAGGACGACGAGAAGTACGAGGCGACGGTGTACGTCGTTCCGCTGGGTGGCGACGAACCGAAGCAGTTCACCATCAGCGAGGGCGTGGACAGCAGCCCGCGGTGGAGTCCGAGCGGGGACCGACTCGCGTTCGTGAGCACTCGAGGAGCGGACGACGACCGACCGCAACTGTGGGTCATGCCCACGGCGGGCGGCGAGGCACGACAGGTGACGGACGTGGCCGGCGGCGTCTCACAGTTGGCGTGGTCTCCCGATGGGACGAAAATCGCGTTCGTCCAGTCGAGCACCGAGGACGACCGGGACGAGGAGCGGGACGTCTCCCTCGACGGCGAAGAGTACGAACCGGAAACGCCGGACCCGCGCGTTATCGACCGTAAAATCTACCGGGCGGGCACGAGCTATTTCGACGGGAAACGGAGCCACGTCTACCTCGCCGATTTGGACGACGATTCCGTCGAACGACTGACGGACGGCGATTTCGACTTCGCGGCACCCGACTGGGGTGATGAGACGACGCTCTACTTCGGTGCCGAACGCGAAGATGACCCGGACGACAACATCATCGTCGATGTCGTCGCCTACGACATCGACGCGGACGAGGAGGAAACGCTCTTCCAGACGAGTGCGTGGGGCGCGTCGTTAGCGGCGACGGAGGACGGCCGAATCGCCTACATCTACTCACCCGAGGAGAACGCCACGCTCCGACAGGCCGACCTCAAGGTCTTCGACCGGGGCACGGGCGAGACGGTGACGCTCACCGAAACGCTCGACAGAACGGTTGCAATCGCTCCGGAGTGGGACCCCGAGGAGGAGCGGGTGTACTTCGGCACACCCGACGAAGGCGACCAAGTGATTTGGCGCGCTCGGGGCGACGGGAGCGAGGAGCTACAGCGGGTCGTCGGCGACGGGCACATCACCGATTTCTCGGTCGGTGCCGATGCCGTCGCCTACGTGAAATCCGAGTGGGACCATCCGGGCGATCTGTTCGTTTCGACGCCCGGGGGGGCCGAAACGCATCGACTCACCCGCGCTAACGCGGAGTACCTGAACGACCGCGCGGTGGGACAACCGGAAGAACTCCGGTTCGAATCCGACGAGGGAGTCGAAATTCAGGGGTGGCTCCTCACGCCGCCGGACTTCGATGCGGACGAGCAGTATCCGCTCGTCGTCGAAATCCACGGCGGACCGCACGCGATGTGGTCCACGAGCGGCACGATGTGGCACGAGTTCCAGACGCTCGCCGCGGAAGGCTACGTCGTCTTCTGGTCCAACCCGCGCGGTTCGACCGGCTACGGCGAGGAACACATGGCCGCCATCGGACGCGATTGGGGCGATACGACCATGACCGACGTGATGGCGGGTGTGGACCTCGTTGCGGAGCGCGATTACATCGACGAAGACGACATGTTCGTCACCGGTGGGAGCTTCGGCGGCTACATGACCGCGTGGATCGTCGGCCACACAGATCGGTTCAAGGGCGCGGTGAGCCAGCGCGGCGTGTACGAACTCAGCAGCTTTTACGGTTCGACGGACGCCTTCAAACTCATCGAGTGGGACTTCGATACGACGCCGTGGGAGGAACCGGAGTTCCTCTGGGAGCGCTCGCCGACCGCGTACGTCGAGGACGTGACGACGCCGACGCTGCTCATCCACAGCGACAACGACTTCCGCGTCCCGGTGAACAACGCCGAGATGTTGTACCTCCTCCTCAAGAAAAACGACGTGGAGACGCGCCTCGTGCGCTATCCCCGCGAAGGCCACGAACTTTCCCGGAGCGGCGAACCGGGACACGTCGTGGACCGACTGGAGCGTATCGTCCGCTGGTTCGACGGCTACTCCGACCACCGCGACGTGCCGAAGGCACTGGACCGCGGCGACGACGGATTGTCCGCGAACGAGGACGACGAGGACGACGAAACCGAGGAGTAG
- a CDS encoding DUF7569 family protein, which translates to MSDESDPDPCDDCQEPVQNALARTIRLTVDRSQIDSQRLCPECFADWIDRYDSEMKPTADAESTSSEIIVD; encoded by the coding sequence ATGAGTGACGAGAGCGACCCCGACCCTTGTGATGACTGTCAGGAACCGGTACAGAACGCGCTGGCCCGGACGATTCGATTGACCGTGGACCGCTCACAGATAGACAGCCAGCGACTCTGCCCGGAGTGTTTCGCCGATTGGATAGACCGATACGACAGCGAGATGAAACCGACCGCCGACGCCGAGAGCACGAGTTCCGAAATCATCGTCGATTGA
- a CDS encoding S24/S26 family peptidase, with protein sequence MSPPDESSSDGIRDTGPDGSGPVAWIRWFRHTDNGTVVFVREMLESAAVVVAIGLILFAVSGVWPPMVAVESGSMQPQMYRGDLIFIMDQHRFPPDAAHGDTGVVTYQEGKDTGYKKFNDYGDVVIYLRYGRSDETPVIHRARFWVDEGENWYDKANKDYILGAENCQELPNCPAPHAGFITKGDNNGEYDQVVRISDPVKPEWIRGTAELKIPWLGHVRLFFSKAAVIGPTVTQQDGTSYSAVPPVQQTHPTADTSRSAATV encoded by the coding sequence ATGAGTCCCCCAGACGAGTCGTCGTCGGACGGTATACGGGACACCGGACCCGATGGCTCCGGTCCGGTCGCGTGGATTCGTTGGTTCCGACACACCGACAACGGGACAGTCGTGTTCGTCCGTGAGATGCTGGAGAGCGCCGCCGTCGTCGTCGCAATCGGTCTCATCCTCTTCGCCGTCAGCGGCGTGTGGCCACCGATGGTGGCCGTCGAGAGCGGGAGCATGCAACCCCAGATGTATCGAGGCGACCTCATCTTCATCATGGACCAGCACCGCTTCCCGCCGGACGCCGCCCACGGCGACACCGGCGTCGTCACCTATCAGGAGGGAAAGGACACCGGCTACAAGAAGTTCAACGATTACGGTGACGTGGTAATCTACCTGCGCTACGGGAGGAGCGACGAAACGCCCGTCATCCACCGTGCTCGCTTCTGGGTAGACGAGGGAGAGAACTGGTACGACAAAGCGAACAAGGATTACATCCTCGGTGCGGAAAACTGCCAGGAGCTACCCAACTGCCCCGCACCGCACGCCGGATTCATCACCAAGGGCGACAACAACGGCGAGTACGACCAAGTGGTCCGTATCAGCGACCCCGTGAAACCGGAGTGGATTCGCGGCACCGCCGAGTTGAAGATACCGTGGCTTGGCCACGTCCGCCTGTTCTTCTCCAAGGCGGCCGTCATCGGTCCGACCGTCACGCAACAGGACGGAACCAGCTATTCGGCCGTCCCGCCGGTACAACAGACACACCCGACAGCGGACACGTCCCGATCCGCGGCCACCGTCTGA
- a CDS encoding DNA-directed DNA polymerase II small subunit has translation MPLETPARIVRELTSRGYNADREAVTLLASAPDPGTALERAVESAPEDALKLSVEHVRTVLNDSSDGARDPSASGGVSAAKSTADATSSPVETKGSVSRSPTEQSVDILNDMTGASTGTGEYDDFVTVFRDRFQRLSGKLRGRVNTRPTNAVASMPGGSDAAIVGMISDIRSTASGHWLVELEDTNGTFPCLIMKDREFASVVDELLLDETIAVEGTLSDDAGILFVDSLHFPDVPRTYRPSTADRHVQAALISDVHVGSQEFMADAWHRFANWLHTEEAEHVEYLLICGDMVEGVGIYPNQDEELDIIDIFEQYEEFSEYLKEVPGDLEIVMIPGNHDAVRLAEPQPGFDDELRSIMDVHDAKITSNPSTVTIEGVSVLMYHGVSLDEVIAELPAEKASYEEPHKAMYQLLKKRHVAPQYGGHTRVAPEEKDYLVIDEVPDIFHTGHVHKLGFGKYHNVLAMNSGCWQAQTDFQKSVNIDPDSGFAPIVDLDTLDVTVRKFV, from the coding sequence GTGCCACTCGAAACCCCGGCTCGAATCGTCAGAGAACTCACGAGTCGCGGGTACAACGCCGACCGCGAGGCCGTGACGCTCCTCGCGTCCGCCCCTGACCCCGGAACGGCGCTCGAACGTGCAGTCGAATCCGCCCCCGAGGACGCCCTGAAACTCTCCGTCGAACACGTGCGAACGGTTCTCAATGATTCCTCGGACGGGGCGCGTGACCCCTCCGCTTCAGGTGGAGTTTCTGCCGCGAAATCGACAGCAGACGCGACTTCATCTCCAGTTGAAACGAAGGGGTCTGTGTCACGAAGTCCCACCGAACAATCGGTGGACATCCTCAACGACATGACCGGCGCGAGCACTGGGACCGGCGAATACGACGATTTCGTCACGGTGTTCCGCGATCGGTTCCAGCGCCTTTCGGGCAAACTTCGTGGCCGGGTGAACACCCGTCCGACGAACGCCGTCGCCAGCATGCCCGGCGGAAGCGACGCCGCCATCGTCGGCATGATAAGCGACATTCGCTCCACGGCGAGCGGGCACTGGCTCGTCGAACTCGAAGACACGAACGGGACCTTCCCGTGTCTCATTATGAAGGACCGAGAGTTCGCCAGCGTCGTTGACGAGCTCCTGTTGGACGAAACCATCGCCGTCGAGGGAACGCTCTCCGACGACGCAGGCATCCTGTTCGTGGACTCGCTTCACTTCCCCGACGTGCCACGGACCTACCGACCGTCGACCGCCGACCGCCACGTGCAGGCCGCGCTCATCAGCGACGTGCACGTCGGCAGTCAGGAGTTCATGGCCGACGCGTGGCATCGGTTCGCCAACTGGCTTCACACGGAGGAGGCCGAACACGTCGAATACCTCCTCATCTGCGGCGATATGGTCGAGGGCGTCGGTATCTACCCGAATCAGGACGAGGAACTCGACATCATCGACATCTTCGAGCAGTACGAGGAGTTCTCGGAGTACCTGAAGGAGGTGCCGGGCGACTTGGAGATCGTCATGATTCCCGGCAACCACGACGCGGTTCGACTCGCCGAACCGCAACCGGGATTCGACGACGAACTCCGCTCCATCATGGACGTCCACGACGCGAAGATCACGAGCAACCCCTCCACGGTGACGATTGAGGGGGTCTCGGTGCTGATGTACCACGGCGTTTCGCTGGACGAAGTTATCGCCGAACTGCCCGCGGAGAAGGCGAGTTACGAGGAACCGCACAAGGCGATGTATCAACTCCTCAAAAAACGCCACGTCGCGCCGCAGTACGGGGGCCACACCCGCGTCGCGCCGGAGGAGAAAGACTACCTCGTCATCGACGAGGTGCCCGACATCTTCCACACCGGCCACGTTCACAAACTCGGTTTCGGCAAGTACCACAACGTCCTCGCCATGAACTCCGGCTGTTGGCAGGCCCAGACGGATTTCCAGAAGAGCGTGAACATCGACCCCGACTCCGGATTCGCCCCCATCGTCGATTTGGACACGCTCGACGTGACCGTTCGAAAGTTCGTCTGA
- a CDS encoding twin-arginine translocation signal domain-containing protein gives MTVPDLSDDTTQPGDSNSTSRRRFLAGAAVTGSALALSSTAIAMQSSASVTFDDQTTGGTSVSVASATLPKGGFIAIHDDRLLDGKALESVIGVSDALDAGTHETVDVELFDVKGTEFDSKMLEEDATLIAMPHVDSNGNEEYEFVSSDGQTDGPYTADGEAVVDDAMVSIGMDSKPTADVCFRDQKSDGESVWVNRATLSDGGFVTIHDASLLDGKVFDSVIGVSGALDAGTHEDIEISLYEGVSGGDYEMSMLEGDATLIAMPHFDSDDNGSYDFLTSEGETDGPYTMDGKAVVDDAEITLSDGC, from the coding sequence ATGACTGTACCAGACCTCTCGGACGATACGACCCAACCGGGCGATTCGAACTCGACTTCCCGTCGGCGGTTTCTCGCGGGTGCCGCTGTAACGGGATCGGCCCTCGCGCTCAGTAGCACCGCGATTGCGATGCAGTCGTCGGCGTCGGTCACGTTCGACGACCAGACCACGGGCGGCACGTCGGTCAGCGTCGCGTCGGCGACGCTCCCGAAAGGCGGTTTTATCGCCATCCACGACGACCGCCTCCTCGACGGGAAGGCGCTGGAGAGCGTCATCGGCGTCTCCGACGCGCTCGATGCGGGCACACACGAAACCGTCGATGTCGAACTGTTCGACGTGAAGGGAACGGAGTTCGACTCGAAGATGCTCGAGGAGGATGCCACGCTCATCGCCATGCCTCACGTGGACTCGAACGGCAACGAGGAGTACGAATTCGTCTCTTCCGACGGACAAACGGACGGCCCGTACACGGCGGACGGGGAAGCCGTCGTGGACGACGCGATGGTCTCCATCGGGATGGACTCGAAACCGACCGCGGACGTCTGCTTCCGCGACCAGAAGTCCGACGGCGAGAGCGTCTGGGTCAACAGGGCGACCCTCTCGGACGGCGGCTTCGTCACCATCCACGACGCGAGCCTCCTCGACGGCAAAGTGTTCGACAGCGTTATCGGCGTCTCCGGCGCGCTCGACGCGGGAACCCACGAGGACATCGAGATTTCGCTGTACGAGGGCGTCTCCGGCGGCGACTACGAGATGTCGATGCTGGAGGGAGACGCCACGCTCATCGCCATGCCGCACTTCGACAGCGACGACAACGGGTCCTACGACTTCCTCACGTCCGAGGGGGAGACGGACGGCCCGTACACGATGGACGGAAAGGCCGTCGTGGACGACGCGGAAATCACGCTTTCGGACGGCTGCTAA
- the lpdA gene encoding dihydrolipoyl dehydrogenase, with product MVVGDISTGTEVLVIGAGPGGYVAAIRAGQLGLDVTLVEKDAYGGTCLNYGCIPSKAMITASDLAYDASHAEDMGIYTKLDVNYGEMVEWKDGVVSQLTGGVEKLCKANGVTLMEGRAEFADENSVRVVHEGEGQGSETVEFEQAIISTGSRPIEIPGFEFDGEHVLDSRQALAMEDVPESIVIVGAGYIGMELAGVFAKLGSDVTVVEMLDSVLPAYEDDLARPVKKKADELGIDFHFGQAAKEWEESGDGITVMTEDEDGEVSEFGAEKVLVAVGRQPVTDTLNLEDAGIETDEMGFIETDDRARTEKDHIYAIGDVAGEPMLAHKASKEGQVAAEVIAGEPSALDYQAMPAAVFTDPEIGTVGLTEDEAEEQGFEPVVGRFPFQASGRALTTGHAEGFVRIVADEPSGFVLGAQIVGPEASELVAELGLAIEMGATLEDVAATVHTHPTLSEAVMECAENALGHAIHTLNR from the coding sequence ATGGTCGTCGGAGATATCTCGACTGGAACTGAGGTGCTGGTTATCGGCGCGGGACCGGGCGGTTACGTCGCCGCCATCCGCGCGGGGCAACTTGGACTCGACGTAACGCTCGTGGAAAAGGACGCCTACGGCGGCACCTGCCTGAACTACGGCTGCATCCCGTCGAAGGCGATGATTACGGCGTCGGATTTGGCCTACGACGCCAGTCACGCCGAGGACATGGGCATCTACACGAAACTCGACGTGAACTACGGCGAGATGGTCGAGTGGAAGGACGGCGTGGTGTCGCAACTGACCGGCGGCGTCGAAAAGCTCTGTAAGGCCAACGGCGTCACGCTGATGGAAGGCCGCGCGGAGTTCGCGGACGAGAACTCGGTTCGCGTCGTCCACGAGGGCGAGGGACAGGGTTCGGAGACGGTCGAATTCGAACAGGCCATCATCTCGACCGGAAGCCGACCCATCGAAATTCCCGGCTTCGAGTTCGACGGCGAACACGTCCTCGACTCGCGGCAGGCACTCGCCATGGAGGACGTCCCGGAGAGCATCGTCATCGTCGGTGCGGGCTACATCGGCATGGAGTTGGCGGGCGTCTTCGCCAAACTCGGCTCCGACGTGACCGTCGTCGAGATGCTCGATTCGGTGCTCCCGGCCTACGAGGACGACCTCGCGCGACCGGTCAAGAAGAAGGCCGACGAACTCGGCATCGACTTCCACTTCGGACAGGCCGCGAAGGAGTGGGAGGAGTCCGGCGACGGCATCACCGTCATGACCGAGGACGAGGACGGCGAGGTCTCGGAGTTCGGTGCCGAGAAAGTCCTCGTGGCGGTCGGTCGCCAACCCGTCACGGACACGCTCAACCTCGAAGACGCAGGCATCGAAACCGACGAGATGGGCTTCATCGAGACGGACGACCGTGCGCGGACCGAGAAGGACCACATCTACGCCATCGGTGACGTCGCGGGCGAACCGATGCTGGCCCACAAGGCGAGCAAGGAAGGACAGGTCGCCGCGGAGGTCATCGCCGGGGAACCCTCGGCGCTCGACTATCAGGCCATGCCCGCCGCGGTCTTCACCGACCCCGAAATCGGCACCGTGGGTCTGACCGAGGACGAAGCTGAAGAACAGGGCTTCGAACCCGTCGTGGGTCGATTCCCGTTCCAAGCGAGCGGCCGTGCACTCACGACGGGCCACGCCGAGGGCTTCGTCCGCATCGTCGCCGACGAACCGAGCGGGTTCGTCCTCGGCGCACAGATCGTCGGCCCCGAGGCCTCGGAACTCGTCGCCGAACTCGGTCTGGCCATCGAGATGGGCGCGACGCTGGAAGACGTGGCCGCCACGGTTCACACCCATCCGACGCTCTCGGAGGCCGTGATGGAGTGTGCTGAAAACGCGCTCGGCCACGCGATTCACACGCTGAACCGGTAA